In one Thermococcus sp. 2319x1 genomic region, the following are encoded:
- the thiM gene encoding hydroxyethylthiazole kinase, whose protein sequence is MEWIGKDLEKLREKKPLVHNITNYVVMNTTANALLAVGASPVMAHAIEELEEMIALADALVINIGTLDEHKIYSMLKAVEIAKELKKPVILDPVGAGATKLRTKTSLKLLEVGDISVVRGNFGEIAALLGEHGKTRGVDSTVYDKEAAKDLAEKAAEEFNTVTAVTGSVDYVSDGKRTYAIENGTPMLGKVTGTGCMATAIIGAFLAVEEPLKASIAGLVTFEIAAERAFEESPYPGSFHMKLYDWLYRIDGELIKERAKVREVEP, encoded by the coding sequence ATGGAATGGATTGGTAAGGATTTGGAAAAGCTTAGAGAAAAGAAACCTTTAGTGCACAATATAACCAACTACGTCGTTATGAACACCACCGCGAACGCTCTCTTAGCCGTAGGGGCATCTCCAGTGATGGCCCACGCAATAGAGGAACTTGAAGAGATGATAGCCCTGGCAGACGCGCTGGTAATAAACATTGGAACCCTTGACGAGCATAAGATATACTCCATGCTTAAAGCCGTTGAGATAGCCAAGGAGCTCAAAAAACCTGTAATCCTTGATCCCGTTGGAGCCGGGGCAACAAAGCTGAGAACAAAGACCTCTCTAAAACTGTTGGAGGTAGGAGATATAAGCGTAGTAAGGGGCAATTTTGGGGAGATAGCAGCTCTTTTGGGTGAACACGGCAAAACCAGAGGTGTAGATTCAACAGTTTATGATAAAGAAGCTGCAAAGGACTTAGCGGAGAAAGCGGCTGAAGAATTCAACACAGTGACAGCAGTCACCGGCTCTGTGGATTACGTAAGCGATGGCAAGAGAACTTACGCTATAGAAAACGGAACCCCCATGCTCGGAAAGGTAACGGGAACTGGATGCATGGCTACTGCAATAATAGGAGCATTTTTAGCGGTTGAAGAACCTTTGAAAGCATCTATAGCCGGATTGGTAACATTTGAGATCGCCGCAGAGAGGGCCTTTGAAGAATCCCCGTATCCGGGGAGTTTTCATATGAAGCTCTACGACTGGCTCTACAGGATTGATGGAGAACTCATAAAAGAGAGAGCCAAGGTGAGGGAAGTTGAACC
- the cytX gene encoding putative hydroxymethylpyrimidine transporter CytX, which produces MEGYDIRPVEKSKRTFTLLTIFAIWFGAGISIAEFWAGALLTPALSLGMAILVIITGHVLGNTVMGLIALEGEETGLPTMVLSRAPLGIKGSILPSVLNYLQLIGWTAIMLIVGANAMNAVSKVFGFESYALWVIFLGILVTGWTYIGPKNWEKLEKIAALLLLALSLWLTYVTLERFPLDELLSKPGTGEIGIMLALDLVIAMPLSWAPLIADYSRFAKDKSPAFWGTYLGYFISSSLFYFVGALTNMATGKGDPIGIIAAYGIGIPAMLIVIFSTVTTTFLDVYSAAITYKNISPKADAKKQVLLVGFLGTLLALVFPMEQYESFLLLIGGAFVSLAAIMVTDYFLVRKTYIPEELLDENGSFAGYNLKAIIIWAIGFVFYMGLAIEGLFGLHIPVLSELGFRLGSSIPTFLLVSALYYLLGR; this is translated from the coding sequence ATGGAGGGGTACGATATAAGACCTGTAGAGAAGAGTAAAAGGACGTTTACCCTCTTGACGATCTTTGCAATATGGTTTGGAGCAGGAATAAGCATCGCGGAATTCTGGGCAGGGGCGTTGCTAACTCCAGCACTTTCGCTTGGCATGGCGATACTGGTAATAATCACCGGACACGTTCTTGGAAATACGGTAATGGGCCTAATAGCCCTTGAAGGTGAGGAAACAGGGCTGCCAACTATGGTGCTCTCAAGGGCCCCCCTGGGAATTAAAGGTTCGATTTTACCATCGGTCTTGAACTACCTCCAGCTCATAGGATGGACGGCAATAATGCTCATAGTTGGAGCAAACGCAATGAACGCGGTATCAAAAGTCTTCGGTTTTGAAAGCTATGCCCTCTGGGTAATCTTCTTAGGCATCCTCGTTACTGGATGGACGTATATAGGGCCAAAGAACTGGGAAAAGCTCGAAAAAATAGCGGCCTTGCTTTTACTTGCATTAAGCCTGTGGCTAACCTACGTTACGCTCGAGAGGTTCCCTCTGGATGAACTCCTTTCCAAACCCGGAACTGGAGAAATAGGCATTATGCTTGCCTTGGATCTGGTAATAGCGATGCCCCTTTCATGGGCACCGTTAATAGCTGATTACTCAAGGTTTGCCAAGGATAAAAGTCCGGCCTTCTGGGGAACCTACTTGGGTTACTTCATCTCCTCAAGCCTCTTCTACTTCGTTGGAGCACTGACCAATATGGCAACTGGTAAAGGAGATCCAATCGGAATCATAGCAGCTTACGGAATTGGAATTCCAGCTATGCTGATAGTCATATTCTCCACGGTCACCACAACGTTCCTCGATGTTTACTCGGCGGCAATAACCTACAAGAACATCTCACCGAAAGCGGATGCAAAGAAACAGGTGCTCTTGGTTGGTTTCCTTGGAACTCTTTTAGCCCTTGTTTTCCCAATGGAACAGTATGAAAGTTTTCTACTACTTATAGGCGGGGCATTTGTGTCTTTAGCGGCAATAATGGTAACCGACTACTTCCTTGTAAGGAAAACTTACATTCCGGAAGAACTTCTTGATGAAAACGGTTCATTTGCTGGATACAACTTAAAGGCGATAATAATCTGGGCGATAGGGTTTGTGTTCTACATGGGATTAGCAATAGAGGGTCTCTTTGGACTTCACATTCCAGTTTTGAGCGAGCTTGGCTTCAGACTTGGCTCAAGCATTCCGACATTCCTCCTTGTAAGTGCTTTATATTATTTGCTTGGGAGGTGA
- a CDS encoding TIGR01177 family methyltransferase: MLYVEILGNLPEMAQGEVKALLEMAGPEFRILERDYLFLAVKGDKRAFSSLNRLGLAHEFGELLFSAKSLEELYSKAENVKWENCIRGTFKVDRETMANCSHLVENVERKLGGIISKRGFKVNLSSPETLIRVYCGKKLWVGIRERFFKAKPFNERKADQRPFYKPIALPPRVARAMVNLARAKKEVLDPFMGTGGILIEAGLMGLKVYGVDLRKDMVEGAKRNLEHYGVKNYVLKQGDATKLRELFPDKTFEAVATDPPYGSSATLGGRKREELYEKALSSIYDVLDGYLSIAFPAQFDADRVAEKIGFEVLEKYYQRVHSSLDRFFYVMRT, translated from the coding sequence ATGCTCTACGTCGAGATACTTGGGAATCTTCCAGAGATGGCTCAAGGGGAAGTTAAGGCACTGCTGGAGATGGCCGGCCCGGAGTTTAGGATCTTAGAGAGGGATTACCTTTTTCTTGCGGTTAAAGGCGACAAAAGGGCCTTTTCCTCCCTCAACAGACTTGGCTTAGCACATGAATTTGGTGAGCTTTTGTTTTCTGCTAAAAGCTTGGAGGAGCTGTATTCAAAAGCAGAAAACGTCAAATGGGAAAACTGCATCAGGGGAACCTTTAAGGTAGATAGAGAGACAATGGCGAACTGTTCCCATTTAGTAGAGAACGTTGAGAGAAAACTGGGGGGGATAATATCAAAAAGAGGGTTCAAAGTTAACCTAAGCTCTCCCGAAACATTAATCAGAGTTTACTGCGGGAAAAAGCTCTGGGTTGGGATTAGAGAGAGATTTTTTAAAGCAAAGCCGTTTAATGAACGAAAAGCTGACCAAAGGCCGTTTTACAAACCTATAGCCTTGCCTCCAAGAGTGGCGAGGGCAATGGTTAATCTGGCAAGGGCAAAAAAAGAAGTTCTTGATCCTTTTATGGGTACTGGTGGAATCCTTATCGAAGCTGGTCTTATGGGGTTGAAGGTCTACGGGGTGGATCTAAGAAAAGATATGGTTGAAGGCGCTAAAAGGAATCTGGAACATTATGGGGTCAAAAACTACGTTTTAAAGCAGGGAGATGCGACAAAACTTAGAGAGCTCTTTCCTGATAAAACTTTTGAGGCCGTTGCGACAGATCCGCCCTACGGAAGCTCTGCAACTCTCGGCGGGAGAAAAAGAGAGGAACTGTATGAAAAAGCCTTATCAAGCATATATGATGTTCTTGACGGGTACTTAAGCATAGCGTTTCCCGCTCAGTTTGATGCAGATAGAGTAGCTGAGAAAATTGGGTTTGAAGTTCTGGAAAAATACTACCAGAGGGTTCACTCTTCCCTGGATAGATTTTTTTACGTTATGCGCACCTGA
- a CDS encoding MFS transporter, with translation MKRERSLLQIIRERTVKTSIRKKRKRNILLLAISMFLANISWGIAFPYLGVYMKILGGSLFLVGLLSVAFNFTSSIAQYPFGYLSDRSGRRKPFIAFGIFSSGVTYLFIIFATTPSMLLGMRILQGVLSSSIFPAHTAFISELSVLEKVGSTFGFFNFIENIGYMLGNFLGSGIVKLLGIKSAFVISAVISIVSAGIVMLIEETPHQPLSSKQLIIPQESRESERVIFEGNAFKNLLKGKLGIFYFSVLFAMVASGQVYSVLSVYFEERFGSQWVGILFGVDSLAAALGSPFIGKVIDKKGAKKIFILSLVGYMIVFYGYGTITAIYPMIILSILSGIKWSAFISASSSYVALNTEDKIRAQAMGMLNTMMSIGWVVGPLIGGYLSGISFKLNFLSSLIPLTLALILILIPKS, from the coding sequence ATGAAGCGGGAACGCTCTCTGCTTCAAATCATTAGAGAGCGCACTGTAAAAACCTCAATAAGAAAAAAGAGAAAAAGAAACATTCTTCTCCTGGCAATTTCAATGTTTTTGGCAAATATAAGCTGGGGAATAGCCTTCCCATACCTCGGGGTGTACATGAAGATTCTGGGAGGGTCTCTTTTTCTTGTAGGTCTTCTTAGCGTTGCTTTTAATTTCACATCAAGCATTGCCCAGTATCCCTTTGGGTATCTTTCTGATAGAAGCGGGAGAAGGAAGCCCTTCATAGCGTTTGGAATATTCTCTTCAGGTGTTACGTACCTTTTTATAATATTTGCCACAACCCCTTCTATGCTCCTCGGAATGAGGATTCTTCAGGGAGTTTTGAGTTCCTCAATTTTCCCTGCTCACACGGCCTTTATTTCCGAGCTTTCGGTTCTGGAAAAGGTGGGCTCAACCTTTGGTTTCTTTAACTTCATTGAAAACATAGGATACATGCTGGGAAACTTTTTAGGGAGTGGGATAGTCAAACTCCTCGGCATCAAAAGCGCTTTTGTAATATCTGCTGTAATATCAATTGTTTCAGCCGGGATTGTGATGCTCATAGAGGAAACTCCCCATCAACCTTTAAGTTCCAAGCAACTAATAATTCCGCAAGAAAGCAGAGAGAGCGAAAGGGTAATTTTTGAGGGCAACGCCTTTAAGAATCTTTTAAAGGGAAAGCTGGGCATCTTTTACTTCTCTGTTTTGTTTGCAATGGTGGCATCTGGCCAGGTTTACTCCGTATTATCCGTGTACTTTGAAGAAAGATTTGGGAGTCAGTGGGTTGGAATCCTCTTTGGTGTTGATTCTCTGGCAGCAGCATTGGGTTCCCCGTTCATAGGAAAAGTCATTGATAAAAAGGGTGCGAAAAAGATCTTCATTTTATCACTAGTGGGCTACATGATAGTGTTCTATGGATATGGCACAATTACAGCCATTTATCCAATGATAATCCTATCCATCCTTTCAGGAATAAAATGGTCGGCCTTTATCAGTGCCTCATCCTCTTATGTGGCACTGAATACAGAGGACAAGATAAGGGCACAGGCTATGGGGATGCTAAATACGATGATGAGCATTGGATGGGTTGTCGGGCCTTTAATAGGGGGCTATCTAAGCGGAATAAGCTTTAAACTCAACTTCCTCTCTTCGTTAATACCACTCACCCTGGCACTCATTCTAATTCTCATTCCAAAATCTTAA
- a CDS encoding ATPase, translating into MIKAVKDDFVKSYRLHQSLEALERVRGEIGGEAYERLKALLHYRLYGKEFDRSKLEEKIALAFSMGSDSTASLLILKWAGFDVVPVMVRLPQMRDVILMRAQGYGAVFVEVPNYMEVINSQIQKRAPICGKCHSMIMEAVKEYARREGIKIVASGDLLSFGSISIYKEGDLIKLNLPAFLALDKREAIKILGRKYALGFGCPLWKSATKSAPILKRFGIQRVLRELRAGAIDKEIANALIRDILKN; encoded by the coding sequence ATGATAAAGGCAGTAAAAGACGACTTCGTTAAGTCCTATCGCCTGCATCAAAGTCTTGAAGCCCTCGAGCGGGTTAGGGGAGAGATTGGTGGAGAAGCTTACGAGAGATTAAAAGCCCTACTCCATTACAGGCTCTACGGAAAAGAGTTTGACCGAAGTAAACTCGAAGAAAAGATTGCCCTGGCATTTTCTATGGGAAGCGACAGCACGGCATCGCTCTTAATCCTTAAATGGGCGGGTTTTGATGTTGTTCCGGTCATGGTAAGGCTCCCGCAGATGAGGGATGTTATCCTAATGAGGGCCCAAGGTTACGGGGCTGTTTTTGTGGAGGTTCCAAATTACATGGAGGTGATAAACTCCCAAATACAGAAAAGGGCTCCAATCTGTGGAAAATGTCATTCAATGATAATGGAAGCTGTAAAAGAGTACGCAAGAAGAGAAGGGATAAAGATAGTAGCCTCCGGAGACCTGCTCAGCTTTGGAAGTATTTCAATTTATAAAGAGGGAGACCTGATAAAGCTGAACCTTCCGGCCTTTTTAGCCCTCGATAAAAGGGAGGCAATAAAAATACTTGGCAGAAAATACGCACTGGGCTTTGGGTGTCCCCTGTGGAAAAGTGCTACCAAAAGTGCGCCGATTTTAAAGCGCTTTGGCATTCAGAGGGTATTGAGGGAGCTCAGGGCGGGAGCAATAGACAAGGAGATAGCAAATGCCCTCATCAGAGACATCCTCAAAAATTGA
- a CDS encoding molybdopterin-binding protein encodes MFAEIITIGDELLTGNTIDSNSAFIAQKLTERGYWVKRITTVGDDVGDIKTVIREVLSRKPEVLIIAGGLGPTHDDVTMLAVAKALNLELELREDALRRIEEFYLELYEKGFIDDPKINEARKKMAYLPRGAEILNNPVGAAPGAFLIHGGTKIFVLPGMPREMKAMLENEVLPRLGRRVFVQKKLLAEITDESKLAPILNETLSKFRVKIHSSPKGFGKYIGIILFGESEEEIERAKEFMEERGIRFEEV; translated from the coding sequence ATGTTTGCAGAGATAATCACCATAGGGGATGAGCTCTTAACCGGCAACACCATCGACAGCAACTCCGCATTTATAGCTCAAAAGCTCACGGAAAGGGGCTACTGGGTGAAGAGAATAACAACCGTTGGGGATGACGTTGGGGACATAAAAACTGTAATCAGAGAGGTTCTCTCCCGAAAGCCAGAGGTCTTGATAATAGCCGGGGGTCTTGGGCCAACCCATGATGACGTTACAATGCTTGCGGTTGCCAAAGCCCTCAACCTTGAGCTGGAATTGAGAGAAGACGCCCTCAGGAGAATCGAAGAGTTTTATCTGGAGCTCTATGAGAAGGGCTTCATAGATGACCCAAAGATTAATGAAGCGCGGAAGAAAATGGCGTACCTTCCAAGGGGCGCTGAGATTCTCAACAATCCTGTTGGCGCAGCCCCGGGAGCGTTTTTGATTCATGGGGGTACAAAAATCTTTGTCCTCCCCGGAATGCCAAGAGAGATGAAGGCAATGCTTGAAAACGAAGTGCTTCCCAGACTTGGAAGGAGAGTTTTCGTTCAGAAGAAGCTCCTTGCCGAGATAACGGATGAATCTAAGCTTGCTCCAATATTAAATGAAACGTTGAGCAAGTTCAGGGTAAAGATACACTCATCCCCAAAGGGCTTTGGAAAATACATTGGCATAATCCTCTTCGGAGAGTCAGAGGAGGAAATTGAAAGAGCAAAGGAATTCATGGAGGAAAGGGGAATAAGGTTTGAAGAGGTTTAG
- the pyk gene encoding pyruvate kinase has protein sequence MELPPHKTKIIATIGPASKQKGTIEKMIKAGMSVARINFSHGTLEEHAKTIETVRDVAEKLEKRVAILGDLPGLKMRVGKIKGDSVTLKKGDKVVLTTRDVEGDETTIPVEFKELPKLVSKGDTIYLGDGYIMLRVEEVRENEVECLVVNGGILFSHKGINIPKANLPVEAITPRDFEIIEFAIEHGVDAIGLSFVGSVYDVLKVKSFLEKKNANLFVIAKIERPDAVRNFDEILNAADGIMIARGDLGVEMPIEKLPIMQKQLIKKANLAAKPVITATQMLVSMTTERIPKRAEVTDVANAILDGTDAVMLSEETAIGKYPVESVEMMAKIAKTTEEYRESLGYARLRAWIDSLPKRSTIKEAITRSVIDALCTIDIKYILTPTRTGLTPRLISRFKPKQWILAFSSSERVCNNLAFSYGVYPFCMESEFNEKDIIMLVKGLGIAKEDDTVLLTEGRPIGKTAGTNTMRIFQIP, from the coding sequence ATGGAACTTCCCCCTCATAAGACCAAAATAATCGCCACAATCGGGCCTGCCTCCAAGCAGAAGGGAACTATAGAGAAGATGATAAAAGCCGGAATGAGCGTTGCGAGAATAAACTTCTCCCATGGAACTCTTGAAGAGCATGCAAAGACCATTGAGACAGTGAGAGATGTCGCCGAGAAATTGGAAAAAAGGGTTGCAATTCTAGGCGATTTGCCGGGATTAAAAATGCGAGTTGGAAAGATAAAAGGGGACTCGGTGACATTAAAAAAGGGAGACAAAGTTGTGCTCACGACGAGAGACGTCGAAGGTGACGAAACAACCATTCCAGTTGAGTTTAAAGAACTCCCAAAGCTGGTCTCAAAAGGTGATACCATATACCTGGGCGATGGCTATATAATGCTGAGGGTTGAAGAAGTCAGGGAAAACGAGGTCGAATGCCTCGTAGTGAACGGAGGGATACTGTTCTCCCACAAGGGGATAAACATTCCGAAGGCTAACCTTCCGGTAGAGGCAATAACTCCAAGGGACTTTGAGATAATAGAGTTCGCAATTGAACACGGAGTGGATGCCATAGGGCTATCTTTTGTAGGTTCGGTATATGACGTGCTGAAGGTAAAAAGCTTTCTTGAAAAGAAAAATGCAAATCTCTTCGTGATTGCAAAGATAGAGAGACCAGACGCGGTGAGAAACTTCGATGAAATCCTGAACGCTGCTGACGGAATAATGATAGCAAGAGGAGATCTTGGTGTTGAGATGCCGATTGAAAAATTACCCATAATGCAGAAGCAGCTTATAAAAAAGGCCAACTTGGCTGCGAAGCCTGTAATAACTGCCACCCAAATGCTCGTCTCAATGACCACCGAAAGAATACCAAAAAGAGCAGAGGTTACTGACGTGGCAAACGCAATACTCGACGGAACTGATGCGGTGATGCTCTCCGAAGAAACCGCCATAGGAAAGTACCCCGTTGAATCGGTGGAAATGATGGCAAAGATAGCCAAGACAACTGAGGAATATAGGGAATCTCTCGGTTACGCACGGCTTCGGGCCTGGATAGATTCACTGCCAAAGAGGAGCACAATAAAAGAAGCCATCACGAGAAGTGTCATAGACGCTCTCTGTACCATAGACATAAAATACATCCTAACCCCCACAAGGACTGGGCTAACCCCAAGGCTCATTTCCCGCTTCAAGCCAAAACAATGGATCTTAGCTTTTTCAAGCAGTGAGAGGGTCTGCAACAACTTAGCCTTTTCCTATGGCGTTTATCCATTCTGCATGGAAAGTGAATTCAACGAAAAGGACATAATAATGCTGGTAAAGGGATTGGGAATAGCCAAAGAAGACGATACAGTGCTTTTAACCGAGGGGAGGCCCATAGGAAAGACTGCGGGGACAAATACAATGCGTATCTTCCAGATCCCCTAA
- a CDS encoding TIGR04140 family protein, with amino-acid sequence MRRKLITAIPPDEILKIREISRAKVEIKIREAEAYFGMPRWEIIIDGSNEEIEKFMNVLMKSRAGG; translated from the coding sequence ATGAGAAGAAAATTGATAACGGCTATTCCTCCAGATGAGATTCTTAAAATCAGGGAGATTTCCAGAGCTAAGGTTGAGATAAAAATACGAGAAGCCGAGGCTTATTTTGGAATGCCCAGATGGGAGATAATCATTGATGGAAGCAACGAGGAAATCGAGAAGTTCATGAACGTCTTGATGAAGTCCAGGGCGGGAGGCTAG
- a CDS encoding radical SAM protein: protein MIMWFRRVELDEIKRAKDALPHYFSILSGEEKPNFFYSKQVEVNFGEDENLESLWKTHEEGMEKLRENDLKENPEKSLLDLKSLIAHRMLESCELCEFKCHANRFEEIGYCRVKESLVASDFLHIGEEPELVPSYTVFFSGCNFRCVFCQNWDISQYRVGLRYSPKEMAVKIAVAYAEGAKNVNFVGGEPTPNLPFILETLKYVKVPIPVVWNSNMYMSEKNMKLLDGVVDVYLGDFKWGNDEDALKYSKAPRYWETVTRNFLLAKKHYRAEFLIRHLVMPGHLECCTRPILEWISENLGKNVRVNVMFQYRPEYRAHEYPEINRRLTNDEMFKAAELVKEFGLKNALVG, encoded by the coding sequence ATGATCATGTGGTTTAGGCGGGTAGAACTCGATGAAATTAAAAGGGCAAAAGATGCATTACCGCATTATTTTTCAATCTTAAGCGGAGAAGAAAAGCCAAATTTCTTCTATTCAAAGCAGGTAGAGGTTAATTTCGGAGAAGATGAGAATCTTGAGAGTCTGTGGAAAACACACGAAGAAGGGATGGAAAAGCTGAGAGAGAACGATCTAAAAGAAAATCCTGAAAAAAGCCTGCTCGATTTAAAGTCCCTAATAGCCCATAGGATGCTCGAAAGCTGTGAGCTGTGCGAGTTTAAATGCCACGCAAATAGATTTGAAGAGATCGGCTACTGCAGAGTAAAAGAAAGTTTAGTGGCGAGTGATTTTCTCCACATAGGGGAGGAGCCGGAGCTTGTACCGTCTTATACAGTCTTCTTCTCCGGATGCAACTTTAGGTGCGTTTTTTGCCAGAACTGGGACATAAGCCAATACCGCGTAGGCTTGAGGTACTCTCCCAAGGAGATGGCCGTTAAGATAGCGGTAGCCTATGCAGAGGGGGCAAAAAACGTTAACTTCGTTGGCGGCGAGCCAACTCCAAATCTTCCGTTCATTCTTGAGACTCTGAAGTATGTCAAAGTTCCTATTCCGGTGGTATGGAACTCCAACATGTACATGAGCGAAAAAAACATGAAGCTCTTGGACGGGGTTGTTGATGTTTACCTTGGGGACTTCAAGTGGGGCAACGATGAAGATGCGCTTAAATACTCAAAAGCCCCCAGATACTGGGAAACAGTTACAAGGAACTTCTTATTAGCTAAAAAACACTACAGAGCAGAATTTTTGATAAGACATCTTGTAATGCCGGGTCATTTAGAGTGCTGCACAAGGCCAATTTTAGAATGGATAAGCGAAAATCTCGGCAAGAACGTCAGGGTCAACGTAATGTTCCAGTACCGTCCAGAATACAGGGCCCACGAGTACCCAGAGATTAATAGAAGGCTCACAAACGATGAGATGTTTAAAGCGGCTGAACTTGTAAAGGAATTTGGATTAAAGAATGCGCTGGTGGGGTAA
- the for gene encoding tungsten-containing formaldehyde ferredoxin oxidoreductase translates to MKGWWGRILRVDLTNNKVWVQEYSPEVAKNFIGGRGLAAWILWNEAKNVDPLGPENKLVFASGPFNGLPTPSGGKMVIAAKSPLTGGYGDGNLGTMATVHLRKAGYDALVVEGKAKKPVYLYIEDDNVSILSAEGLWGKTTFETEKELKEIHGKNVGVLSIGPGGENLVKYAVVVSQEGRAAGRPGMGAVMGSKKLKAVVIKGTKEIPVADKEKLRELSQEAYNAILNSPGYPFWHRQGTMAAVEWTNENSALPTRNFSDGSFEFARSIDGYTMEGMKVKQRGCPYCNMPCGNVVLDAEGRESELDYENVALLGSNLGIGKLNEVSVLNRIADEMGLDTISLGVSISYVMEAKEKGIIKDDNAPEFGDFKKAKQLALDIAYRRGELGNLAAEGVKAMSEKLGAKDFAMHVKGLEVSGYNCYIYPAMALAYGTSAIGAHHKEAWVIAWEIGTAPIEGEKAKKVEYKITYDPEKAAKVIELQRLRGGLFEMLTACRLPWVEVGLSLDYYPKLLEAITGVKYTWDDLYKAADRVYALMRAYWVREFNGNWGREMDYPPERWFKEGLKSGPYKGQHLEKDKYDALLSEYYKLRGWDERGIPKKETLKELGLEFVVPELEKVTKLE, encoded by the coding sequence ATGAAAGGTTGGTGGGGAAGAATCCTAAGGGTTGATCTAACCAACAACAAAGTCTGGGTGCAGGAATATTCTCCGGAAGTTGCAAAGAATTTTATTGGTGGTAGAGGCTTAGCAGCCTGGATTCTTTGGAATGAAGCAAAGAACGTTGATCCTCTTGGACCGGAAAACAAGTTGGTTTTTGCGAGTGGTCCGTTTAACGGTCTCCCAACACCAAGCGGTGGAAAGATGGTTATAGCTGCCAAGAGCCCCCTAACAGGTGGTTACGGCGATGGTAACCTTGGAACAATGGCCACCGTGCATTTAAGAAAAGCCGGTTATGATGCCCTTGTCGTTGAAGGAAAGGCCAAAAAGCCCGTCTATCTCTACATCGAGGACGACAACGTGAGCATTCTCAGTGCCGAAGGTCTCTGGGGCAAAACTACCTTTGAAACGGAAAAAGAGCTCAAGGAGATACACGGTAAGAACGTGGGTGTTCTGAGCATAGGGCCCGGTGGAGAGAACCTCGTTAAATATGCCGTTGTTGTCTCTCAAGAAGGAAGGGCAGCCGGAAGGCCCGGTATGGGTGCGGTAATGGGTAGTAAGAAGCTCAAGGCGGTTGTCATTAAGGGTACCAAAGAAATCCCGGTTGCTGACAAGGAGAAGCTTAGGGAGCTTTCACAAGAGGCTTACAATGCAATTCTCAACTCCCCCGGTTATCCGTTCTGGCACAGACAGGGAACTATGGCGGCTGTGGAATGGACGAATGAGAACTCTGCATTACCAACAAGGAACTTCAGCGACGGAAGCTTTGAGTTCGCCCGCTCGATAGACGGTTACACAATGGAGGGAATGAAGGTCAAGCAGAGAGGCTGTCCATACTGTAACATGCCTTGTGGAAACGTGGTTCTTGATGCGGAAGGCAGAGAAAGCGAGCTTGACTATGAAAACGTTGCTTTGCTGGGTTCAAATCTCGGCATAGGAAAGCTTAACGAAGTTTCGGTTCTCAACAGAATTGCAGATGAGATGGGTCTCGATACAATATCGCTTGGAGTTTCAATATCCTACGTGATGGAGGCCAAGGAGAAGGGCATAATAAAAGACGACAATGCCCCAGAATTTGGAGACTTCAAGAAGGCCAAGCAATTAGCTTTGGACATAGCCTATAGAAGAGGAGAGCTCGGAAACCTTGCAGCCGAGGGCGTCAAAGCGATGAGCGAAAAGCTCGGTGCAAAGGACTTTGCAATGCACGTAAAAGGTCTTGAGGTCAGCGGTTACAACTGTTACATCTATCCGGCAATGGCTTTGGCGTACGGAACTAGCGCAATCGGTGCCCACCACAAGGAAGCGTGGGTTATTGCGTGGGAAATTGGAACAGCACCGATTGAAGGTGAAAAGGCCAAGAAGGTTGAGTACAAGATAACCTACGACCCAGAAAAAGCTGCAAAGGTTATTGAGCTCCAGAGACTTAGAGGTGGTCTCTTCGAGATGCTCACTGCCTGTAGATTGCCATGGGTTGAGGTTGGCCTAAGCTTGGACTACTATCCAAAGCTTCTCGAAGCGATCACCGGTGTCAAGTACACCTGGGACGACCTCTACAAGGCAGCCGATAGGGTTTACGCCCTCATGAGGGCCTACTGGGTTAGGGAGTTCAACGGCAACTGGGGCAGAGAAATGGACTATCCACCAGAGAGATGGTTCAAGGAAGGCCTTAAGAGCGGCCCATATAAGGGTCAGCACTTGGAGAAGGACAAGTACGATGCTCTACTTTCAGAATACTACAAGCTCAGAGGCTGGGACGAGAGAGGTATTCCAAAGAAAGAGACTCTCAAGGAACTTGGCCTTGAGTTCGTTGTCCCGGAGCTTGAAAAGGTTACGAAGCTCGAGTGA